In one Culex quinquefasciatus strain JHB chromosome 2, VPISU_Cqui_1.0_pri_paternal, whole genome shotgun sequence genomic region, the following are encoded:
- the LOC6037749 gene encoding uncharacterized protein LOC6037749 translates to MFARLPLVRIQNNWLGSIVGRNFNVKSSTNLGFPCTYTEEETQKILETINENDVEQLYKYNITKYRLKRIEGWRKKFGRFMSLDQVLELDGFGITVLRKFYDSIVQTPATSEELVQKVAKKDIKFTTPVFSANLIPKVQSCVSLYVGLDFVTWAKFKVVKDQPTVLAGWNSFQIVDRKLHVSELIRNVTQLNQLIPEADVYVVENPPVAQTVAMGSAVQTNINVQRSQLIAMIMLSLSSRPVEDPEIAGSNVFFFKQYASARLFGIFVGNERVSADSVVRSLMERQVGPSEEPDIEQTQSKLTIPSGLKVIYEENDNAEREFLGQAVLLGLSFLRLSVFKCENSLKVFRR, encoded by the exons ATGTTCGCGCGACTTCCGCTCGTTCGTATCCAAAACAACTGGCTTGGTTCGATTGTCGGCAGAAATTTCAACGTGAAAAGCTCCACAAATCTTGGCTTTCCTTGCACCTACACCGAGGAGGAAACTCAAAAGATTCTCGAAACTATCAACGAAAACGATGTCGAGCAGCTGTACAA ATACAACATTACCAAGTACCGCTTGAAGAGAATCGAGGGATGGCGTAAAAAGTTTGGCCGCTTCATGTCGCTGGACCAGGTCCTGGAACTGGACGGTTTTGGAATCACCGTTTTGCGTAAGTTTTACGATTCGATCGTCCAGACTCCGGCCACCAGCGAGGAGCTGGTGCAAAAGGTCGCCAAGAAGGACATCAAGTTTACGACCCCGGTCTTTTCCGCGAACCTGATTCCCAAAGTTCAATCTTGCGTTTCACTTTACGTGGGACTTGATTTTGTAACGTGGGCAAAGTTCAAAGTAGTGAAGGATCAGCCGACGGTCCTGGCCGGCTGGAACAGCTTCCAGATCGTGGACCGAAAGTTGCACGTGAGCGAGCTGATTCGGAACGTCACCCAGCTGAACCAGCTGATTCCGGAGGCGGACGTATACGTCGTGGAAAATCCCCCCGTTGCGCAAACCGTAGCCATGGGAAGTGCCGTCCAGACCAACATCAACGTCCAACGATCGCAGCTCATCGCGATGATCATGCTGTCGCTGTCGAGTCGCCCGGTCGAAGATCCGGAAATTGCCGGCAGCAACGTATTCTTCTTCAAGCAGTACGCCTCGGCGCGGCTGTTTGGAATATTCGTCGGAAATGAGCGCGTTTCGGCGGATAGCGTGGTCCGGTCGCTGATGGAACGCCAGGTGGGACCGAGTGAGGAACCCGACATCGAGCAGACTCAGTCCAAGCTGACGATTCCTTCTGGGTTGAAAGTGATCTATGAGGAGAACGATAACGCCGAACGGGAGTTTCTGGGCCAGGCGGTTCTGTTGGGATTGTCCTTTCTGCGTTTGTCCGTTTTCAAGTGCGAAAACAGCTTGAAGGTGTTCCGGAGATAG